From Dermacentor variabilis isolate Ectoservices unplaced genomic scaffold, ASM5094787v1 scaffold_62, whole genome shotgun sequence, the proteins below share one genomic window:
- the LOC142569080 gene encoding receptor expression-enhancing protein 5-like, which translates to MVAMPECVHLVFDLAQEKMSVLRAYFMLALDNIVGLVYPAYVSSVAIKSADTNDDAWLLTYCVVCACFSNLNFFDDGILCLFPFYWLISVVFLVYCFLPPPYDSSARIYNSLMRTYCLQSSGQIDSAYAKIAAKTSGAFDSAMKDSIASKQQ; encoded by the exons ATGGTAGCCATGCCCGAGTGCGTCCACCTAGTCTTCGACCTAGCCCAGGAGAAGATGAGCGTTCTGCGCGCGTACTTCATGTTGG CTCTCGACAACATAGTGGGCCTCGTATATCCCGCGTACGTATCCTCGGTAGCGATCAAGTCAGCGGACACGAACGACGACGCGTGGTTGCTTACCTACTGCGTCGTGTGCGCCTGCTTCTCAAATCTGAATTTCTTCGATGACGGCATCCTGTGCTTGTTCCCCTTTTACTGGCTCATTAGCGTGGTCTTTCTCGTGTACTGCTTCCTTCCACCGCCTTACGACAGCTCGGCGCGCATCTACAACAGCCTGATGCGAACGTATTGCCTCCAGAGCAGCGGGCAGATTGACAGCGCCTACGCAAAGATTGCCGCTAAAACATCTGGTGCCTTCGACAGCGCAATGAAGGACTCGATCGCCAGCAAGCAGCAGTGA